The Dokdonella koreensis DS-123 genome has a segment encoding these proteins:
- a CDS encoding amidohydrolase family protein — MNRFFASVALAAALSTQAGAEAPAETIVLIGADLHTISHGVIAGGQLLIRDGKIAALGPQVDVPAGARRIDLAGKRVYPGLIAANSILGLTEVSSVRATNDYSEAGASTPEVRAEVAVNPDTELWPVARANGVLSALVMPRAGSDGVIAGQAALMQADGWTYEQMTVAPSLGMVVAWPSARVPDWLPEERKQRIREGVQKKRDALEQAIRDARAYQAAQQAGTVSVADLRDEAMLPVIEGRMPLLVLANDAVQIREALAFAAREKLRLVLVGGSDAWRLAAALKAQDVPVILGSSHNLPLRRWEGYDAVFAAAGKLAAAGVRLAIANDGDAMSAMNERNLPYQAASYAAHGLGAEAALHAITLGPAQILGVADRLGSLDAGKEATLFVADGDILDIRSTVERAWVAGREVDLTNKQSRLYQQYQRKYRGEPKG; from the coding sequence ATGAACCGTTTCTTCGCTTCCGTCGCGCTGGCCGCAGCCTTGTCCACGCAAGCCGGCGCCGAGGCGCCGGCCGAGACCATCGTGCTGATCGGCGCGGATCTGCACACGATCAGCCACGGCGTCATCGCCGGCGGCCAGCTGCTGATCCGGGACGGCAAGATCGCCGCGCTCGGTCCGCAGGTGGACGTGCCGGCCGGCGCACGGCGGATCGACCTGGCCGGCAAGCGCGTCTATCCGGGCCTGATCGCCGCCAACAGCATCCTCGGCCTCACCGAGGTGTCCTCGGTGCGCGCCACCAACGACTACAGCGAGGCAGGCGCCAGCACGCCGGAAGTCCGCGCCGAGGTGGCCGTCAATCCGGACACGGAACTGTGGCCGGTCGCCCGCGCCAACGGCGTGCTGAGCGCCCTGGTGATGCCGCGCGCCGGCAGCGACGGCGTGATCGCCGGCCAGGCGGCCCTGATGCAGGCCGATGGCTGGACCTACGAGCAGATGACCGTGGCGCCCTCGCTGGGCATGGTCGTCGCCTGGCCGTCGGCGCGCGTGCCGGACTGGCTGCCCGAGGAGCGCAAGCAGCGCATCCGCGAGGGCGTGCAGAAGAAGCGCGACGCGCTCGAGCAGGCGATCCGCGATGCGCGTGCCTACCAGGCCGCGCAGCAGGCCGGCACGGTGAGCGTGGCGGACCTGCGCGACGAGGCGATGCTGCCGGTCATCGAGGGACGCATGCCGCTGCTGGTGCTGGCCAACGACGCCGTGCAGATCCGCGAGGCGCTGGCCTTCGCGGCGCGCGAGAAGCTGCGGCTGGTCCTCGTCGGCGGCAGTGACGCCTGGCGGCTGGCCGCCGCTCTCAAGGCGCAGGACGTCCCGGTGATCCTCGGCTCCTCGCACAACCTGCCGCTGCGGCGCTGGGAAGGCTACGACGCGGTCTTCGCCGCAGCGGGCAAGCTGGCGGCCGCCGGCGTGCGCCTGGCGATCGCCAACGACGGTGACGCCATGTCGGCGATGAACGAGCGCAACCTGCCGTACCAGGCGGCGAGCTACGCGGCGCACGGCCTGGGTGCCGAGGCGGCGCTGCACGCGATCACGCTCGGGCCGGCGCAGATCCTCGGCGTTGCCGATCGCCTCGGCTCGCTCGACGCCGGCAAGGAAGCGACGCTGTTCGTCGCCGACGGCGACATCCTCGACATCCGCTCCACCGTGGAGCGGGCCTGGGTCGCCGGTCGCGAGGTCGACCTGACCAACAAGCAGTCCCGGCTCTACCAGCAGTACCAGCGCAAGTACCGCGGCGAACCGAAGGGCTGA
- a CDS encoding amidohydrolase family protein, whose product MKYTVSARIGALRLTVSSLLLGLLAGGAGAQVATVPVAGIADRTPRTIALTHARLVVRPGTVVEDGTLLVRDGVIVAAGRKVSIPAGTAVTDLGGRSVFAGFVDAGSDYGQPPPPPVRTEAPGRVAAPAEAAAGAGHWNRRVKAEHRVADTFKPDGSRATALRGNGFTSVLSTPKQGIFRGQAALVTTADSGRPNEILVAADAAQQVAFEQARGSDDYPTSLMGAIALIRQTFLDAQWQQQRSAWQDKHRQAERIEANAALDALAAPLAGRQPVIFATEDELDYQRALALADEFKLRPILAGNGREYRMATALKAAGVPVIVPLKTNDAPVVEDPDQALDVSLSELEHWEWAPYNARVLAEAGVTFALTAGSLKKPDEFWPALRKAVEKGLDEDAALAALTTHPAKMLGLDDRIGTLEPGRRADFIVADADLFRSDKARVRETWVGGRRYEVAAGATDTRGTWSLAWTGTQGPAQLEITGETGDPVIKAGATTIPATVAKDQMLLYPPGSLLGRSEERVTVVATIDGDRLQGRAPLPGGGEAVVTGHRTQASPRAADAAKPRPTLPAPALRYPAGEFGRAGLPAQPRAVIVRGATIWTQGPQGRLEQADLLVEKGRIAAVGQGLKAPADAVEIDGRGKHVSPGIIDAHSHIAIARGVNEGSHAVTSEVRIGDVLDPTDITIYRQLGGGVTSAQLLHGSANPIGGQSQVIKLRWGSDAAGLRFAGVTPTIKFALGENVKQSNWGSEFTSRYPQTRMGVPEIMLDQFLAARGYAARLREKGGAPVRRDLRLEALVQVLAGERIVHIHSYRQDEILAFARIAQRLKFVPVFQHILEGYKVADVLADLGAGASTFSDWWAYKMEVVDAIPYNGALMAAQDVVVSFNSDDGEMARRLNTEAAKAIKYGGLAETAALDLVTRNPARQLRIDGRVGSLEAGKDADFVIWSDSPLSTLAYAEQTWIDGRRYFDRTEDRAEQARIEAERTRLIAAVLPERVKALAKKGDKVPKKDAAGEPAPVPPENEIDIHALDRIRPIYHDGESIHLCSGLEAH is encoded by the coding sequence ATGAAGTACACCGTATCCGCGCGGATCGGAGCGCTGCGCCTGACCGTATCGTCGCTGCTTCTGGGCTTGCTGGCGGGAGGCGCCGGCGCACAGGTCGCCACCGTCCCGGTCGCCGGCATCGCCGACCGCACACCGCGAACGATCGCGCTTACGCACGCGCGCCTGGTGGTCCGGCCCGGCACGGTCGTCGAGGACGGTACCTTGCTGGTGCGCGACGGCGTCATCGTCGCCGCGGGGCGCAAGGTTTCCATACCGGCGGGCACCGCCGTCACCGATCTGGGCGGTCGCAGCGTATTCGCCGGCTTCGTCGACGCCGGCAGCGACTACGGCCAGCCGCCACCGCCGCCGGTCCGCACGGAAGCGCCCGGTCGCGTGGCCGCTCCGGCAGAGGCGGCAGCGGGCGCGGGGCACTGGAACCGGCGCGTCAAGGCCGAGCACCGCGTCGCCGATACGTTCAAGCCGGATGGTTCACGCGCCACCGCATTGCGCGGCAACGGCTTCACCAGCGTGCTCTCCACGCCGAAACAGGGCATTTTCCGCGGTCAGGCGGCCCTGGTGACGACGGCCGACAGCGGTCGCCCCAACGAGATCCTGGTCGCTGCCGATGCCGCCCAGCAGGTCGCCTTCGAGCAGGCGCGCGGTTCGGACGACTACCCGACGTCGCTGATGGGCGCGATCGCGCTGATCCGCCAGACCTTCCTCGACGCGCAGTGGCAGCAGCAGCGGTCGGCCTGGCAGGACAAGCACCGGCAGGCCGAGCGCATCGAGGCCAACGCCGCGCTCGATGCGCTGGCGGCGCCGCTGGCCGGACGCCAGCCGGTGATCTTCGCGACCGAGGACGAACTGGACTATCAGCGCGCACTCGCCCTGGCCGACGAGTTCAAGCTGCGGCCGATCCTGGCCGGCAACGGCCGCGAGTACCGTATGGCGACGGCACTCAAGGCAGCCGGCGTGCCGGTGATCGTGCCGCTCAAGACCAACGATGCCCCGGTGGTCGAGGACCCGGACCAGGCGCTGGACGTCTCGCTGTCCGAGCTCGAGCACTGGGAATGGGCGCCCTACAACGCGCGCGTGCTGGCCGAGGCCGGTGTCACGTTCGCGCTGACGGCCGGGAGCCTGAAGAAGCCGGACGAGTTCTGGCCGGCGCTGCGCAAGGCGGTGGAGAAGGGACTCGACGAGGACGCGGCGCTGGCGGCCCTGACCACGCATCCGGCGAAGATGCTCGGGCTGGACGATCGCATCGGCACGCTCGAACCGGGCCGCCGCGCCGATTTCATCGTTGCGGATGCCGACCTGTTCCGTTCCGACAAGGCGCGCGTCCGCGAGACCTGGGTCGGCGGCCGGCGCTACGAGGTGGCCGCCGGCGCGACCGACACACGCGGTACCTGGTCGCTCGCCTGGACCGGCACCCAGGGACCGGCGCAGCTGGAGATCACCGGCGAGACTGGCGATCCGGTGATCAAGGCCGGCGCGACGACGATTCCGGCGACGGTCGCCAAGGACCAGATGCTGCTCTATCCGCCGGGCAGCCTGCTCGGGCGCTCCGAGGAGCGCGTGACGGTGGTCGCGACGATCGATGGCGACCGCCTGCAGGGACGGGCGCCGCTGCCCGGTGGCGGGGAAGCGGTCGTGACCGGCCATCGCACGCAGGCGTCGCCGCGTGCGGCTGATGCGGCCAAGCCGCGCCCGACGCTGCCGGCACCTGCATTGCGCTATCCGGCCGGCGAGTTCGGCCGCGCCGGCCTGCCGGCGCAGCCGCGGGCGGTGATCGTCCGCGGCGCCACGATCTGGACGCAGGGGCCGCAGGGCCGGCTCGAGCAGGCGGACCTGCTGGTCGAGAAGGGCCGCATCGCGGCGGTCGGGCAGGGGCTCAAGGCGCCTGCCGATGCGGTCGAGATCGACGGGCGCGGCAAGCACGTCTCGCCGGGCATCATCGATGCGCACTCGCACATCGCGATCGCGCGTGGCGTCAACGAAGGGTCGCATGCGGTCACCAGCGAGGTACGCATCGGTGACGTGCTCGATCCGACCGACATCACGATCTATCGCCAGCTGGGCGGCGGCGTGACCTCCGCCCAGCTGCTGCACGGCTCGGCCAATCCGATCGGCGGGCAATCGCAGGTCATCAAGCTGCGCTGGGGCAGCGACGCGGCGGGACTGCGCTTCGCCGGCGTGACGCCGACGATCAAGTTCGCGCTCGGTGAGAACGTCAAGCAGTCCAACTGGGGCTCGGAATTCACCTCGCGCTACCCGCAGACGCGGATGGGCGTGCCGGAGATCATGCTCGACCAGTTCCTGGCGGCACGCGGCTACGCGGCGCGGCTGCGGGAGAAGGGCGGCGCGCCGGTCCGGCGGGACCTGCGGCTGGAGGCGCTGGTCCAGGTGCTGGCCGGTGAACGCATCGTGCACATTCACAGCTACCGCCAGGACGAGATCCTCGCCTTCGCGCGCATCGCCCAGCGGCTGAAGTTCGTGCCGGTGTTCCAGCACATCCTCGAAGGCTACAAGGTCGCGGACGTGCTCGCCGATCTCGGCGCCGGCGCATCCACCTTCAGCGACTGGTGGGCCTACAAGATGGAAGTGGTCGATGCGATTCCATACAACGGCGCACTGATGGCGGCCCAGGACGTGGTGGTGTCGTTCAATTCCGACGACGGCGAGATGGCCCGTCGCCTCAACACCGAGGCGGCGAAGGCGATCAAATACGGTGGTCTGGCGGAGACAGCGGCGCTCGACCTGGTCACGCGCAATCCCGCCCGGCAGCTGCGCATCGACGGCCGCGTCGGTTCGCTGGAGGCGGGCAAGGATGCGGACTTCGTCATCTGGAGCGACAGCCCCCTCTCGACGCTCGCCTATGCCGAACAGACCTGGATCGACGGGCGCCGCTACTTCGACCGCACCGAGGACCGTGCCGAGCAGGCGCGGATCGAAGCCGAGCGCACGCGGCTGATCGCCGCGGTCCTGCCGGAGCGGGTGAAGGCCCTGGCGAAGAAGGGCGACAAGGTGCCCAAGAAGGATGCCGCCGGCGAGCCCGCGCCCGTGCCACCCGAGAACGAGATCGACATCCACGCGCTCGACCGCATCCGGCCGATCTACCACGACGGGGAATCGATCCATCTTTGCAGCGGACTGGAGGCACACTGA
- a CDS encoding HAD-IA family hydrolase, with amino-acid sequence MMPSTLRALIFDVDGTLADTERDGHRIAFNRAFADAGLPWHWDVAGYGELLAVTGGRERLLHFMDAHVPQMAQAEREMLARRLHQRKTDHYLHLVEHGAIAWRPGVLRLIAQAREAGVALAIATTTTRANVLALLKHAGDACPAEAFAVLGAAEDSERKKPDPGIYFHVLDRLGLAPGQCIAVEDSQAGLQASRATGIATVVTVNDYTRLQDFAGALSVVSDLGEPTVPARHLQGLALRGACVDLAQLRVWLHDRDEAA; translated from the coding sequence ATGATGCCCAGTACGCTGCGTGCGCTGATCTTCGATGTCGACGGTACGCTGGCCGATACCGAGCGCGACGGTCATCGCATCGCGTTCAACCGCGCGTTCGCCGACGCCGGGTTGCCGTGGCACTGGGACGTGGCGGGCTACGGCGAGCTGCTGGCCGTAACCGGTGGCCGCGAGCGGCTGCTGCACTTCATGGACGCCCACGTGCCGCAGATGGCCCAGGCCGAACGCGAGATGCTGGCGCGCCGGCTGCACCAGCGCAAGACCGACCACTACCTGCACCTGGTCGAGCACGGAGCCATCGCCTGGCGCCCGGGCGTCCTGCGCCTGATCGCGCAGGCGCGCGAGGCCGGCGTTGCGTTGGCGATCGCGACCACCACGACCCGCGCCAATGTCCTCGCGCTGCTGAAGCATGCGGGCGATGCCTGTCCGGCCGAGGCGTTCGCTGTCCTCGGCGCCGCCGAGGACAGCGAACGCAAGAAGCCGGACCCGGGCATCTACTTTCATGTGCTGGATCGGCTCGGTCTGGCGCCCGGGCAGTGCATCGCCGTCGAGGATTCCCAGGCCGGGCTGCAGGCCTCGCGTGCCACCGGCATCGCCACCGTCGTGACGGTCAACGACTACACGCGGCTGCAGGATTTCGCCGGTGCCTTGAGCGTCGTGAGCGACCTGGGCGAACCGACGGTACCGGCCCGCCATCTTCAGGGACTTGCGTTGCGCGGAGCTTGCGTGGACCTGGCGCAGTTGCGCGTCTGGCTCCACGATCGCGACGAGGCGGCCTGA